In one window of Halococcus saccharolyticus DSM 5350 DNA:
- a CDS encoding zinc ribbon domain-containing protein, with translation MAQSLSKKRPWLAALLAVFATGAGHVYLRRWLRAFGWLGVAGLTSYLFVPTSALEAFVAGGQVAWLDLLPLLVVTTLSALDAYQLAVVNNYFHRVRTHGGDGPMACPSCGRPIDDADLEFCQWCASPLVGEGS, from the coding sequence ATGGCCCAGTCACTCTCGAAGAAGCGCCCGTGGCTTGCCGCGCTCCTCGCCGTTTTTGCGACGGGAGCGGGGCACGTGTATCTTCGTCGATGGCTCCGGGCGTTCGGCTGGCTCGGGGTCGCGGGGCTCACCAGCTACCTGTTTGTGCCGACATCGGCGCTCGAAGCGTTCGTTGCCGGTGGCCAGGTCGCCTGGCTCGACCTCCTCCCACTGCTCGTGGTGACGACCCTCAGCGCACTCGACGCGTACCAGCTCGCGGTCGTCAACAACTACTTCCACCGCGTTCGCACTCACGGCGGGGACGGTCCGATGGCGTGTCCGTCGTGCGGTCGGCCGATCGACGACGCCGACCTCGAGTTCTGTCAGTGGTGTGCGTCCCCGCTCGTCGGCGAGGGGTCGTGA
- a CDS encoding TetR/AcrR family transcriptional regulator: MSSDADDRTGTQAAIMEATYRALCDHGYADLTIQAIADEFAKSKSLLYYHYDTKDEILVEFLSYMLDQFTVEDAIDTTDSPDDQLWSLIDNFLPASPDPEQHEFQVALLELRSQALSNEAYREQFTRADRLIKDTLADVLTAGIDDGTFRDVDVEPTVSLLASTIDGAMLRRATITGNSTAATREALAQFIEIQLLAEE; this comes from the coding sequence ATGAGCAGTGACGCAGACGATCGGACCGGCACTCAGGCGGCGATCATGGAGGCAACCTACCGGGCGCTCTGTGATCACGGGTACGCCGACCTCACGATCCAGGCGATCGCGGACGAGTTCGCAAAGAGCAAATCGCTGTTGTACTACCACTACGACACCAAAGACGAGATCCTCGTCGAGTTCCTGTCGTACATGCTCGATCAGTTCACCGTCGAGGACGCGATCGATACGACCGACAGCCCCGATGACCAGTTATGGTCGCTGATCGACAACTTCCTGCCGGCATCGCCCGATCCGGAACAGCACGAGTTCCAGGTCGCGCTGCTCGAACTGCGTTCTCAGGCGCTCTCGAACGAGGCCTACCGCGAGCAGTTCACTCGCGCCGATCGTCTCATAAAGGACACGCTCGCGGACGTTCTCACGGCCGGCATCGACGACGGCACCTTCCGGGATGTCGATGTCGAGCCGACGGTATCGTTGCTTGCCTCGACGATCGACGGTGCGATGTTGCGGCGTGCGACCATCACCGGCAACAGTACGGCCGCGACCCGGGAGGCGCTGGCACAGTTCATCGAGATACAGCTTCTCGCCGAGGAGTGA
- a CDS encoding AI-2E family transporter, giving the protein MSIERSLLLAAIALFGAVAVLMVLPYEQYLLLAILLAYLLYPLQCRLREYVGSRGSAGLLIVGSFLAVIVPLGVLIGVGVRQASTILVAIERGEFSVGAIESRLSEQTGVPMDIERILSSSGFDASAVFGGSGGDSATALFGNLTQVLANLVSVIGSLSDIAIGITVLLFVLYYLLVDGPALAAWLRAVSPVRETTIDRLYERSDRLMWAVVFGNILVAVVQGVLVGIGFAVLGVPNAIFWTIATTVLALLPIIGASVVWIPAAGYLVLVDRPVIAVALFGYGALVVSLSDNYLRPMIGGREARLNPGLFVLGLFGGLAVFGFMGLFFGPVVLGLLKVLVEVFAEYRPPVRSAM; this is encoded by the coding sequence ATGTCCATCGAACGAAGTCTGCTCCTCGCCGCGATCGCTCTCTTCGGCGCGGTCGCCGTGCTCATGGTGCTGCCCTACGAGCAGTATCTGCTGCTCGCGATCCTGCTCGCCTACCTGCTCTATCCGCTCCAGTGTCGTCTCCGGGAGTACGTCGGGAGTCGGGGTTCGGCAGGACTGCTCATCGTCGGCTCGTTTCTCGCCGTGATCGTTCCGCTCGGGGTGCTCATCGGTGTCGGCGTCCGACAGGCCTCGACGATTCTCGTTGCGATCGAGCGCGGTGAGTTCAGCGTCGGGGCGATCGAGAGCCGATTGAGCGAGCAAACCGGTGTGCCCATGGACATCGAGCGCATCCTGTCCAGTTCCGGTTTCGACGCGTCCGCGGTGTTCGGTGGTTCCGGCGGGGACAGCGCCACGGCGCTCTTCGGTAACCTCACCCAGGTGCTCGCTAACCTGGTGAGCGTCATCGGCAGTCTCTCGGATATCGCGATCGGTATCACCGTGCTGCTGTTCGTGCTCTACTACCTGCTCGTCGATGGACCGGCACTCGCCGCGTGGCTCCGGGCCGTTTCGCCGGTCAGAGAGACGACGATCGACCGGCTCTACGAGCGAAGCGATCGGCTGATGTGGGCGGTCGTGTTCGGCAACATCCTCGTCGCCGTCGTCCAGGGCGTGCTCGTCGGCATCGGGTTCGCGGTCCTCGGGGTACCGAACGCGATCTTCTGGACGATCGCGACCACTGTGCTGGCGCTGTTGCCGATCATCGGCGCGTCGGTCGTCTGGATCCCTGCTGCTGGCTATCTCGTGCTGGTCGATCGGCCGGTGATCGCGGTGGCACTGTTCGGCTACGGTGCGCTCGTCGTGAGTCTCTCTGACAACTACCTTCGGCCGATGATCGGTGGGCGCGAGGCACGACTCAACCCCGGCCTGTTCGTCCTCGGCCTCTTCGGCGGTCTCGCGGTGTTCGGCTTCATGGGGCTGTTCTTCGGGCCGGTTGTCCTCGGCCTGCTCAAAGTGCTCGTTGAGGTGTTCGCGGAGTATCGGCCGCCGGTCCGCTCGGCGATGTGA
- a CDS encoding NADP-dependent phosphogluconate dehydrogenase has protein sequence MSGANHELAIVGLGKIGGNLARQAVGKDIRVVGFDTADRPDLDDAGVEVYDAGEYDTLVEELDSPRVIYLSLPAGGLIDDELDALLDHLDEGDVVMDGGNSFWRDSMRREERAWEEGVYYLDTGTSGGPPRASEGACFMVGGREEGFEIAEPYLDTLSVDGGLLHVGPPGSGHFVKLVHNGIEFGMLQSIAEGVELLEAGDFDVDMADVFHNWSNGAVIESWLVELMEKGLRHEDQQSDAPDFEEIPHYIEDTGEVNWLVQEAFKGETPIPVISQSVIELFKSRGNQRHAPRAVALMRHGFGEHPFGEDEHIREERFTGRVQNDVRHELRDQEDMDPLRPVDRSDDG, from the coding sequence ATGTCAGGTGCAAACCACGAACTCGCCATCGTTGGACTGGGCAAGATCGGCGGCAACCTCGCGCGCCAGGCCGTCGGGAAGGACATCCGAGTGGTCGGGTTCGACACCGCCGATCGACCCGACCTCGACGATGCTGGTGTCGAGGTCTACGACGCCGGCGAATACGACACGCTGGTTGAGGAACTCGACTCACCACGCGTGATCTACCTCTCGTTGCCCGCCGGTGGGCTGATCGATGACGAACTCGACGCTCTCCTCGATCATCTCGACGAGGGCGACGTCGTGATGGACGGCGGCAACTCCTTCTGGCGCGACTCGATGCGCCGCGAGGAGCGCGCGTGGGAGGAGGGGGTCTACTACCTCGATACGGGGACCAGCGGCGGGCCACCGCGCGCGAGCGAAGGGGCCTGTTTCATGGTCGGCGGCCGGGAGGAGGGGTTCGAAATCGCCGAGCCCTACCTCGACACGCTGTCGGTCGACGGCGGTCTCCTGCATGTGGGGCCGCCGGGGAGTGGGCACTTCGTGAAACTCGTCCACAACGGGATCGAGTTCGGCATGTTACAATCGATCGCCGAAGGCGTCGAACTCCTCGAAGCCGGTGACTTCGATGTCGACATGGCCGATGTGTTCCACAACTGGTCGAACGGCGCGGTCATCGAGAGCTGGCTGGTCGAACTCATGGAGAAGGGTCTCCGCCACGAGGACCAACAGTCCGACGCCCCCGACTTCGAGGAGATCCCCCACTACATCGAGGATACTGGCGAAGTGAACTGGCTGGTCCAGGAGGCGTTCAAAGGCGAGACGCCGATTCCCGTGATCAGCCAGTCAGTGATCGAGCTGTTCAAATCCCGTGGCAACCAGCGCCACGCTCCGCGTGCGGTCGCGCTGATGCGACACGGGTTCGGCGAACATCCTTTCGGCGAGGACGAACACATCAGGGAAGAACGGTTCACCGGTCGGGTCCAGAACGATGTCCGGCACGAGCTCCGCGATCAGGAGGACATGGACCCGCTTCGACCGGTCGACCGCTCCGACGACGGATAA
- the rpiA gene encoding ribose-5-phosphate isomerase RpiA, with translation MAKEFTYTADGETVQEWAETEDEAIERACEALDDHGIDLDEEAIREHIEVVPSPNRIKSGAEGVFDERRRRAGERAAQELIEDGMDVGLGTGSTTAWTVAEIGRLLREGDLEDVRGVATSLQSHELAKEADIPLVTLDAVTELDITVDGADQYSENEPTVIKGGGGAHAREKVIDAMADELVITTDEEKATDPLDYPVPVEVMPDAREVVAEWVREAGGEPDLRMAERKDGPVFTANGNLVLDCDFGGLDDAAGTAQELDGIPGVLDHGIFLDMVDAVYLGTDEDVDVLEF, from the coding sequence ATGGCAAAGGAGTTTACCTACACGGCCGACGGCGAAACGGTTCAGGAATGGGCGGAAACCGAGGACGAAGCGATCGAGCGAGCCTGCGAGGCGCTCGACGACCACGGGATCGATCTCGACGAGGAGGCGATCCGCGAGCACATCGAAGTGGTCCCGTCGCCGAACCGGATCAAAAGCGGCGCGGAGGGGGTCTTCGACGAGCGCCGCCGTCGGGCCGGCGAGCGCGCGGCCCAAGAGCTCATCGAGGACGGAATGGACGTCGGGCTCGGCACCGGGAGCACGACGGCGTGGACGGTCGCCGAGATCGGTCGGCTGCTCCGTGAGGGTGATTTGGAGGACGTCCGCGGCGTGGCGACCTCGCTCCAGTCACACGAACTCGCGAAGGAGGCCGACATCCCGCTCGTCACGCTCGACGCGGTCACCGAGCTCGACATCACGGTCGACGGCGCGGACCAGTACTCCGAGAACGAGCCCACCGTCATCAAGGGCGGCGGCGGCGCACACGCCCGCGAGAAGGTGATCGACGCGATGGCTGACGAGCTCGTCATCACCACCGACGAGGAGAAGGCGACCGATCCGCTCGACTACCCGGTCCCGGTCGAAGTGATGCCCGACGCCCGCGAGGTCGTCGCCGAATGGGTCCGCGAGGCCGGCGGCGAGCCCGACCTCCGGATGGCCGAACGCAAGGACGGGCCGGTGTTCACCGCGAACGGCAACCTCGTGCTCGACTGTGATTTCGGCGGGCTCGACGACGCTGCGGGCACGGCCCAAGAACTCGACGGAATCCCCGGCGTCCTCGACCACGGTATCTTCCTCGACATGGTCGATGCAGTCTATCTCGGGACTGACGAAGACGTCGACGTGCTGGAGTTCTGA
- a CDS encoding fumarylacetoacetate hydrolase family protein, whose translation MHYYRVATDQGTRLVGRDDRKAYDLTAARDGLRDFCDLAQVAGVIDTDIDGVTERLTADAPLLDAESVAEQAILPAIPGEVWAAGVTYEVSSDAREEESGRSEIYQAVFEGDRPEVFFKASPSRTVGPGEGVGIREDSEWDVPEPELGVVIYRDEIVGYTVGNDMSSRSIEGENPLYLPQAKVYDRCCAIGPCIASPATVDDPRDLKLSMTIERNGETLFDDSTSTSQMVRSPEELVSYTTRHNTLPELAVVLTGTSLVPEEFTLQADDQVAIEIENVGRLENSVVTV comes from the coding sequence ATGCACTACTACCGCGTGGCGACCGACCAAGGCACGAGGCTCGTCGGTCGCGACGACCGGAAGGCCTACGATCTCACCGCGGCGCGTGACGGTCTCCGTGATTTTTGCGATCTCGCCCAGGTCGCGGGCGTGATCGACACCGACATCGACGGCGTGACCGAGCGCCTGACCGCTGACGCGCCGCTGCTCGACGCCGAGTCGGTGGCCGAGCAGGCGATCCTGCCGGCGATCCCGGGCGAGGTTTGGGCCGCCGGCGTCACCTACGAGGTCAGCAGCGACGCCCGCGAGGAGGAGAGCGGCCGCAGCGAGATCTACCAGGCCGTCTTCGAGGGCGACCGCCCGGAAGTCTTCTTCAAGGCGTCTCCCTCCCGCACCGTAGGGCCGGGCGAGGGCGTCGGGATCCGCGAGGACTCTGAGTGGGACGTGCCCGAACCCGAACTCGGCGTCGTGATCTACCGCGACGAGATCGTGGGCTACACTGTCGGCAACGACATGAGTAGCCGATCGATCGAGGGCGAGAACCCGCTCTACCTCCCCCAGGCTAAAGTCTACGACCGATGCTGTGCCATCGGACCCTGCATCGCGTCGCCCGCGACCGTCGACGATCCACGGGACCTGAAGCTCTCGATGACGATCGAGCGCAACGGCGAGACGCTGTTCGACGACAGCACCTCAACCTCACAGATGGTGCGCTCGCCGGAAGAACTCGTCTCGTACACGACCAGGCACAACACCCTGCCCGAACTGGCGGTGGTCCTCACCGGGACGTCGCTTGTGCCAGAGGAGTTCACTCTTCAAGCGGACGATCAGGTCGCGATCGAGATCGAGAACGTCGGACGGTTGGAGAATTCGGTCGTAACGGTCTGA
- a CDS encoding FxLYD domain-containing protein, whose amino-acid sequence MGRTAPDTKPIDRRRALSLLGSGLAVAVVGCSGRSTQSIEYEENATVGDLPTPAANASDPSVAIAASARAERHGDSYAADLDALSLRSHEPGVTDDYRGLVIEGIVENTGSVTVRRAEVRARVFDTDGAQLGVYLDSTSDLTAGTRWRFDVVVLEDPETVGSYDIVALGSLG is encoded by the coding sequence ATGGGTCGAACCGCCCCCGATACGAAACCGATCGACCGGCGACGGGCACTGTCCCTCCTCGGTAGCGGGCTCGCGGTCGCCGTCGTCGGCTGTAGCGGACGGAGCACACAGTCGATCGAGTACGAGGAGAACGCCACCGTCGGCGACCTCCCGACCCCGGCCGCGAACGCGTCCGATCCGAGCGTGGCGATCGCGGCGAGTGCACGGGCCGAACGCCACGGCGACAGCTACGCCGCCGACCTCGACGCGCTCTCGCTCCGCAGCCACGAACCCGGCGTCACGGACGACTACCGGGGTCTGGTGATCGAGGGAATCGTCGAGAACACCGGGAGCGTCACGGTTAGACGCGCCGAAGTCCGGGCCCGGGTTTTTGACACTGACGGCGCGCAGCTCGGGGTCTATCTCGACAGCACGTCGGACCTCACTGCCGGTACTCGGTGGCGTTTCGATGTCGTCGTGCTTGAAGACCCCGAAACCGTCGGCTCGTACGACATCGTGGCGCTCGGATCGCTCGGGTAG
- the pheA gene encoding prephenate dehydratase, with product MKAVTLGPEGTYSHRAAGAIADEVEFRESVTGIVAAVADGAAPRGVLPVENSIEGSVTESLDALTEYEVAVVRELVTPIRHALLAQGSDFDTVASHSQALAQCRAFLDVEYPDVALEAVASTAQGVERAREDPTIAAIAHPDTAGDDLSVLAEGIQDQASNATRFVAIAPRAERSEAGGKTSLVVYPNDDYPGLLLDLLEPFADRGINLTRAESRPSGERLGDYVFHIDVAAGLYEERTQEAVEAIEAIAEEGWVCRLGSYDTEHVVA from the coding sequence ATGAAGGCAGTCACGCTCGGTCCCGAAGGAACCTACTCCCATCGGGCGGCAGGGGCGATCGCCGACGAGGTCGAGTTCCGCGAATCGGTCACGGGGATCGTGGCGGCGGTCGCCGACGGCGCGGCCCCGCGGGGCGTGCTCCCGGTCGAGAACAGCATCGAGGGTTCCGTCACCGAGAGCCTCGACGCGCTCACCGAGTACGAGGTCGCGGTCGTCCGCGAACTCGTCACCCCGATCCGCCACGCGCTGCTCGCCCAGGGCTCCGACTTCGACACCGTAGCGAGTCACTCCCAGGCGCTCGCGCAGTGTCGGGCGTTCCTCGATGTCGAGTATCCCGACGTCGCGCTCGAAGCGGTCGCCTCCACCGCCCAGGGAGTCGAGCGCGCCCGCGAGGACCCGACGATAGCGGCGATCGCCCACCCCGACACCGCCGGCGACGACCTCTCGGTGCTCGCCGAGGGGATTCAGGACCAGGCCTCGAACGCCACGCGGTTCGTCGCGATCGCCCCGCGCGCCGAACGCTCCGAAGCCGGCGGGAAGACCTCGCTCGTCGTCTACCCGAACGACGACTATCCAGGACTTCTGCTCGATCTGCTCGAACCGTTCGCCGATCGAGGGATCAACCTCACCCGGGCCGAGTCGCGCCCGAGCGGCGAGCGCCTCGGAGATTACGTCTTCCACATCGATGTCGCCGCAGGGCTCTACGAGGAGCGCACTCAGGAGGCGGTCGAGGCCATCGAAGCCATCGCTGAGGAGGGCTGGGTCTGCCGGCTCGGCTCCTACGACACCGAACACGTCGTAGCGTGA
- a CDS encoding Hsp20/alpha crystallin family protein, which translates to MSRRNPFEEIEQMFERMNQQLGQFNDMPVPGTQQLSVDLADRDDAFEVTADLPGYDREDIDLSVADRTLRITAERDESTEEGEGNYLRRERRRHSVSRTLSLPEDVEEEEANATYTNGVLTVTLPKATDLDDSRSINID; encoded by the coding sequence ATGTCACGACGCAACCCCTTCGAGGAGATCGAGCAAATGTTCGAACGGATGAACCAGCAGCTCGGCCAGTTCAACGACATGCCGGTTCCCGGAACCCAGCAGCTCTCGGTCGACCTCGCCGATCGCGACGACGCGTTTGAGGTCACCGCCGACCTGCCCGGCTACGACCGCGAGGACATTGATCTCTCGGTGGCCGACCGCACCCTCCGGATCACCGCCGAGCGCGACGAATCCACCGAGGAGGGTGAGGGGAACTACCTCCGGCGCGAGCGCCGCCGTCACTCGGTCAGCCGCACCCTGTCGCTACCCGAGGACGTCGAGGAAGAGGAAGCGAACGCCACCTATACCAACGGTGTCCTGACGGTGACGCTGCCGAAGGCCACGGATCTCGACGACTCGCGCAGCATCAATATCGACTGA
- a CDS encoding peroxiredoxin — translation MTLAAGDAAPDVTAFNQDGDRVAPAFDEPTVVYFYPRDDTPGCTIEANQFEQEYESYREAGVTVYGVSTDDVDSHRAFADQEDLDFDLLADPDGEVADAFGVDTSSGAAARTTFVIDDGEIQRVYTGVDPDGHARTVLGDTLDAGLATLDD, via the coding sequence ATGACGCTCGCAGCCGGTGACGCCGCGCCAGACGTAACAGCATTCAATCAGGACGGCGACCGCGTCGCGCCCGCCTTCGACGAGCCCACGGTCGTCTACTTTTACCCGCGCGACGACACCCCTGGCTGTACCATCGAAGCGAACCAATTCGAGCAGGAGTACGAGAGCTACCGCGAGGCCGGCGTCACGGTCTACGGCGTCTCGACCGATGACGTCGACTCCCACCGCGCGTTCGCCGACCAGGAGGACCTCGATTTCGACCTGCTCGCCGACCCCGACGGCGAGGTCGCCGACGCGTTCGGCGTCGACACGTCCAGCGGCGCGGCCGCACGGACGACGTTCGTCATCGACGACGGCGAGATCCAGCGGGTCTACACCGGCGTCGATCCCGATGGCCACGCCCGGACGGTGCTCGGGGACACGCTCGATGCGGGCCTCGCGACGCTCGACGACTGA
- the leuS gene encoding leucine--tRNA ligase, giving the protein MQQQDTYDHADVEQKWQARWEESDVFRIPDDATDPSYVLSMFPYPSGDLHMGHVRNYTITDAYARYKRMQGESVLHPMGWDSFGLPAENAAIEREIHPREWTMDCIDTMRSQMKSMGFGYDWEREVTTCEPDYYRWNQWLFKRFYEEGLAERKGGEVNWCPSCETVLADEQVETEAGETPEGPHGDGGAVEVCWRCDTPVETRTLDQWFLKITEYADDLLDGIDSLEQWPESVRGMQRNWIGRQDGATVEFGTDYGPVEVFTTRLDTLYGATFFALAPDHEVTREIVADDPDLAAAVDELDPEADTDEKNGVFTGEYATNPATGEEIPIYVADFVLADVGTGALMGVPGHDERDHEFATEYDIEIRQVVVPEDEGESDTAEISEGAYTDDGVLVDSGKYDGVPSAEAREQLIEAVDSAAHHTQYRLRDWLISRQRYWGTPIPVIHCEECGPVMVPDEDLPVELPEFVPTPTGNPIEEVESFVETECPECGTPAERETDTMDTFVDSSWYFLRFTSPDRADVPFDTERANDWLPVDEYVGGIEHAVMHLLYSRFVTRAIADMELLDIDEPFEHYLPQGMVQLDGAAMSSSKGNVVSPVEIMEEYGADTARLFMMGAARPSKDFDWTERGVRSSNEFIRRLYETIRGFADGDFPTADAGDRPIDAYVAREIDATITEATEGYEAFRFNEALREARGLVSLLGQYREYTTPDTATFERGLRTAVRLLAPVAPHVTEESWATLDNEGFVAEAAWPDPDGGVEDYTAERRLVENTREDVRDILDVAGIENPERIEVAVAPEWKHRALGVAIEADDDVVGTVMTDEELRTHGEDAADYAKDLAANPQALSATLAPEREYDALDRASWLLDREFDAEIVLERAEEAPDDLANKARPGRPAIEIHEG; this is encoded by the coding sequence ATGCAACAACAGGACACCTACGACCACGCTGACGTCGAACAGAAGTGGCAGGCCCGCTGGGAGGAGTCGGACGTCTTCCGCATCCCCGACGACGCCACCGATCCGAGCTACGTCCTCAGTATGTTTCCCTACCCGTCGGGCGACCTCCACATGGGCCACGTCCGCAACTACACCATTACGGACGCCTACGCCCGCTACAAGCGGATGCAGGGCGAAAGCGTGCTTCACCCGATGGGGTGGGATTCGTTCGGGCTCCCTGCGGAGAACGCCGCGATCGAGCGCGAGATCCATCCCCGGGAGTGGACGATGGACTGCATCGACACCATGCGCAGCCAGATGAAATCGATGGGCTTTGGCTACGACTGGGAGCGCGAAGTCACGACCTGCGAACCCGACTACTACCGCTGGAACCAGTGGCTGTTCAAGCGCTTTTACGAGGAGGGCCTCGCCGAGCGCAAGGGCGGCGAGGTTAACTGGTGTCCCTCCTGCGAGACCGTGCTCGCCGACGAGCAGGTCGAGACCGAGGCCGGAGAGACCCCCGAGGGGCCTCACGGAGACGGCGGAGCCGTCGAAGTCTGCTGGCGGTGTGACACCCCCGTCGAGACCAGGACGCTCGATCAGTGGTTCCTGAAGATCACGGAGTACGCCGACGACCTGCTCGACGGGATCGATAGTTTGGAGCAGTGGCCCGAGAGCGTCCGGGGGATGCAGCGCAACTGGATCGGCCGTCAGGACGGTGCAACCGTGGAGTTCGGCACCGACTACGGTCCTGTCGAGGTCTTTACCACGCGGCTCGATACCCTCTACGGCGCGACCTTCTTCGCGCTCGCACCGGATCACGAGGTGACGCGGGAGATCGTCGCCGACGACCCGGACCTCGCCGCAGCGGTCGACGAGCTCGATCCCGAGGCCGACACCGACGAGAAGAACGGCGTGTTCACCGGCGAGTACGCCACGAACCCCGCGACTGGCGAGGAGATCCCGATCTACGTCGCCGACTTCGTGCTCGCCGACGTAGGGACGGGCGCGCTGATGGGCGTCCCGGGCCACGACGAGCGTGACCACGAGTTCGCGACCGAGTACGACATCGAGATTCGCCAGGTCGTCGTACCCGAGGACGAGGGCGAAAGCGACACTGCGGAGATCTCAGAGGGGGCCTACACCGATGACGGCGTGCTGGTCGACAGCGGCAAGTACGACGGCGTGCCGAGCGCCGAGGCGCGCGAGCAGCTGATTGAGGCGGTCGATTCTGCCGCTCACCACACCCAATACCGGCTGCGCGACTGGCTCATCAGTCGGCAGCGGTACTGGGGCACGCCGATCCCGGTGATCCACTGCGAGGAGTGCGGCCCGGTCATGGTCCCCGACGAGGATCTTCCTGTGGAGCTGCCGGAGTTCGTCCCGACGCCGACGGGCAACCCGATCGAGGAGGTCGAGTCGTTCGTCGAAACCGAGTGTCCCGAGTGTGGTACGCCGGCCGAGCGCGAGACCGACACGATGGACACGTTCGTAGACTCGTCGTGGTACTTCCTCCGATTCACCTCGCCCGACCGCGCGGACGTGCCGTTCGACACCGAGCGCGCGAACGACTGGCTGCCGGTCGACGAGTACGTCGGCGGGATCGAGCACGCGGTCATGCATCTGCTGTACTCACGGTTCGTGACCCGCGCGATTGCGGACATGGAGCTACTCGACATCGACGAGCCGTTCGAGCACTACCTCCCCCAAGGGATGGTCCAACTCGACGGGGCGGCAATGTCGTCCAGCAAGGGCAACGTGGTTTCGCCCGTCGAGATCATGGAAGAGTACGGCGCGGACACGGCCCGACTGTTCATGATGGGTGCGGCTCGTCCCTCCAAGGACTTCGACTGGACCGAGCGCGGCGTCCGGTCGAGCAACGAGTTCATCCGCCGGCTATACGAGACGATCCGCGGGTTCGCTGACGGCGATTTCCCGACGGCCGACGCGGGCGATCGGCCGATCGATGCGTACGTCGCCCGCGAGATCGATGCGACGATCACGGAGGCGACCGAGGGGTACGAGGCGTTCCGATTCAACGAGGCACTCCGGGAGGCGCGCGGCCTAGTCTCGCTGCTCGGCCAGTACCGCGAGTACACGACCCCCGACACGGCAACGTTCGAGCGAGGGCTCCGGACGGCGGTCAGGCTGCTCGCGCCCGTCGCGCCCCACGTCACCGAGGAGTCGTGGGCGACGCTTGACAACGAAGGGTTCGTGGCCGAGGCCGCGTGGCCCGATCCCGACGGCGGTGTCGAGGACTACACCGCCGAGCGCCGCCTCGTCGAGAACACCCGCGAAGACGTCCGTGACATCCTCGATGTCGCCGGGATCGAGAACCCCGAACGGATCGAGGTCGCCGTCGCCCCCGAGTGGAAACATCGTGCGCTCGGAGTCGCGATCGAGGCCGACGACGACGTCGTGGGAACGGTGATGACCGACGAGGAACTCCGGACGCACGGCGAGGACGCAGCCGACTACGCGAAGGATCTCGCCGCGAATCCACAGGCGCTCTCGGCGACGCTCGCCCCCGAGCGCGAGTACGACGCACTCGACCGCGCGTCGTGGCTGCTCGATCGGGAGTTTGACGCCGAAATCGTCCTCGAACGAGCTGAGGAGGCTCCCGACGACCTCGCAAACAAGGCCCGACCGGGCCGACCCGCGATCGAAATCCACGAAGGATAG
- a CDS encoding DUF7535 family protein: MSQDESDDPSLPRKALRTVTPPSQGHRDTEMDVIGWSILVGLLIVALPLLPVLVIVWVLTRLFDRGADRATD, translated from the coding sequence ATGAGCCAGGACGAATCCGACGATCCATCACTCCCGCGGAAAGCACTACGAACGGTCACTCCCCCGTCTCAGGGCCACCGCGACACCGAAATGGACGTCATCGGGTGGTCGATCCTCGTCGGCCTCCTGATCGTCGCGCTGCCGTTGCTGCCGGTGCTCGTGATCGTCTGGGTGCTGACGAGACTCTTTGATCGAGGCGCGGATCGAGCTACTGACTGA